One part of the Mycosarcoma maydis chromosome 18, whole genome shotgun sequence genome encodes these proteins:
- a CDS encoding GPI-anchor transamidase GPI18 (related to GPI18 - mannosyltransferase) yields MAQRRTGSSQPSESTSWSPPNNVSSQHASVTPKRLAPAPMQLVTLSLVMRILSVTLLIATSHLQQAFDTSHELLSYTLDPHTSHSLSAGSFNWTLAFVRWDTIYFLASASPYHASSTGSVHQGGYAWEQTLAFQPGIIGLLRLTGYLTPTMDGSWSPTAAILVTMLLANVAAAASVVLLYRLSLRVTRNAELAYTAALLSIVAPSAGTTLASPTPESFYSLASLVGLLYLETNSIHGCGWGTVAITSFWFAVATAFRANGALLVGYVAFKLIGEARCGRVISAALKLAASTAVCMSANVLFQVWAYGRFCLDEQTKRPWCARCVPSVYTFVQSQYWDVGLFRYWHASQLPNFALGAPVLALIAYTAYTFYCRSSWSKLARSLIGSACNGDAGKTTRDTGLMLATTPRAVPYIVHGGVLGAMLLFASHVQIALRLATPGGMPMLWWGAAHAVLYCKRSWLSRALVGYLCVQYCVGIVLYAGFYPPA; encoded by the coding sequence ATGGCTCAACGTCGAACAGGCTCATCGCAGCCTTCGGAATCGACCTCTTGGTCACCACCGAACAATGTCAGCAGTCAACATGCATCTGTGACACCCAAAAGGCTCGCGCCAGCCCCAATGCAACTTGTTACACTCTCCCTTGTAATGCGAATCCTATCTGTCACACTGCTCATCGCCACGTCTCATCTCCAGCAGGCATTCGATACATCTCACGAGCTTCTATCGTATACTCTGGATCCGCATACATCCCATAGTCTGTCTGCGGGCAGCTTCAACTGGACATTGGCATTTGTGCGCTGGGATACGATCTACTTTCTCGCCTCAGCATCTCCGTACCACGCCTCATCCACGGGCTCGGTACATCAAGGTGGATATGCATGGGAGCAGACCTTGGCGTTTCAACCTGGTATCATCGGGCTGCTTCGGCTGACTGGATACCTGACGCCTACTATGGACGGATCCTGGAGCCCAACGGCGGCGATACTAGTCACTATGCTCTTGGCCAACgtggcggcggctgcaAGCGTCGTTCTGCTGTACCGGCTATCGTTGAGGGTCACGAGAAATGCTGAGTTGGCGTACACAGCTGCGCTTCTGAGCATCGTGGCTCCCTCGGCGGGCACGACATTGGCTTCACCGACGCCGGAAAGCTTTTATAGCCTGGCAAGTCTGGTCGGTCTACTCTATCTGGAAACAAACAGCATCCATGGTTGTGGGTGGGGGACGGTTGCAATCACATCGTTCTGGTTCGCAGTGGCAACCGCCTTTCGCGCAAATGGAGCGCTGCTAGTCGGATACGTGGCGTTCAAGCTGATCGGCGAGGCAAGGTGCGGCAGGGTGATTTCGGCAGCGCTCAAGCTtgcagcgtcgacagctGTGTGTATGTCAGCCAACGTGCTGTTCCAAGTATGGGCATACGGTCGCTTTTGTCTGGACGAGCAAACCAAGCGACCGTGGTGTGCGCGTTGCGTGCCGAGTGTTTATACGTTTGTCCAGTCGCAATACTGGGACGTAGGCTTGTTTCGGTACTGGCACGCCTCTCAGCTCCCGAATTTCGCACTTGGCGCTCCAGTGCTTGCGCTGATAGCGTATACCGCCTACACGTTCTACTGCCGATCTAGCTGGTCCAAGCTCGCGCGGTCCTTGATCGGTTCAGCGTGCAATGGTGATGCTGGCAAAACGACACGTGATACGGGGCTAATGCTCGCAACCACGCCAAGAGCAGTCCCGTACATCGTCCACGGTGGAGTGCTGGGGGCAATGCTATTATTCGCATCGCATGTGCAGATCGCTCTGCGGCTAGCTACGCCCGGTGGTATGCCAATGCTTTGGTGGGGCGCAGCACATGCCGTGCTTTACTGCAAGAGGTCATGGTTGAGCAGAGCTCTTGTGGGCTATCTGTGTGTACAGTATTGCGTGGGCATCGTGTTGTACGCTGGTTTCTATCCGCCTGCTTGA